A stretch of Ignavibacteria bacterium DNA encodes these proteins:
- a CDS encoding aldo/keto reductase has product MNYRLFGRSAMRVSELCLGTMTFGNDWGTGSDYETSKKVFDAYANAGGNFIDTANRYTEGTSETYLGDFLSADRDHFVVATKYTLYTRMGDPNFAGNHRKNMVRALDESLKRLKTDHIDLYWVHAWDDTMQPDELMRSLEYLVSSGKVLHIGISDTPAWIVSCCNSIAELRGWSPFVGLQVEYSLVNRDAERDLLPMAQAFGLTVTPWSPLGAGVLSGKYLQTKSVEGVRLKPDSLRLSERNLRIASVVAEVAAELGVSSPQVALAFLRKHQPGVIPIIGARNEKQLLDNLGSLDVVLSADHMQRLREVSSVVLGWPHDFLAGENIQNLMFGGTRSQIR; this is encoded by the coding sequence GTGAACTATCGTCTATTTGGTCGCAGTGCAATGCGCGTTTCTGAACTCTGTCTCGGAACAATGACCTTTGGCAATGATTGGGGTACCGGAAGCGACTATGAAACCTCGAAGAAGGTCTTTGATGCCTATGCAAATGCCGGTGGCAACTTCATCGATACGGCCAATCGATACACGGAGGGTACCAGTGAGACCTATCTGGGTGACTTCCTTTCTGCAGATAGAGATCATTTCGTAGTGGCAACGAAATACACGCTGTATACGCGGATGGGTGACCCAAACTTTGCCGGCAATCATCGCAAGAATATGGTCAGGGCCCTGGATGAATCGCTAAAGCGATTGAAGACCGATCATATCGATCTGTACTGGGTTCATGCTTGGGATGATACCATGCAGCCAGATGAACTCATGAGGAGTCTGGAATACCTTGTCTCCAGCGGCAAGGTCCTCCACATCGGGATCAGCGACACACCTGCGTGGATCGTGTCGTGTTGTAATTCTATCGCTGAACTGCGCGGTTGGAGCCCCTTTGTTGGACTTCAAGTCGAATACTCACTTGTGAACCGAGACGCAGAGAGAGATCTGCTGCCAATGGCTCAAGCGTTCGGACTCACTGTTACGCCGTGGTCCCCGCTCGGAGCCGGAGTTTTATCGGGAAAGTACCTCCAGACGAAGTCCGTAGAAGGTGTTCGGCTTAAGCCTGATAGCCTCCGCCTTTCCGAGCGAAATCTTCGTATCGCCTCAGTCGTTGCTGAAGTAGCAGCCGAACTCGGTGTGAGTTCGCCACAAGTTGCATTGGCATTTCTCCGGAAGCATCAACCCGGCGTGATCCCGATCATCGGTGCACGCAATGAAAAGCAGTTGCTGGACAACCTAGGCTCCCTAGATGTAGTGTTATCCGCAGATCACATGCAGAGATTGCGTGAGGTGAGTTCAGTGGTCTTGGGGTGGCCGCATGACTTTCTTGCGGGTGAGAACATCCAGAACCTTATGTTCGGCGGAACACGATCACAGATCCGGTGA